The following are from one region of the Dreissena polymorpha isolate Duluth1 chromosome 2, UMN_Dpol_1.0, whole genome shotgun sequence genome:
- the LOC127870040 gene encoding nucleolar protein 58-like yields MNYKYGRNLAALQDCEPREKRRDDNNVDDGEEEKKNKKKKKETKEMKKDERKKKEENVVEEEEEEEKAVAASSTPSFSDDWVSCQDFDNNVDDGKEEKKNKKKKKETKEMKKDERKKKEENVVEEEEEEAAEEEAVAASSPSSSSDDCLLDTQGPTMYHERRLNHSHVFGSSRWTGRTNACEKDKAEKK; encoded by the exons ATGAATTACAAATATGGTCGTAATTTAGCTGCCTTACAGGACTGCGAACCTCGAGAGAAACGGAGA gATGATAATAATGTTGATGACGGTGAGGAGGAGAAAaagaataaaaagaaaaagaaggaGACGAAGGAGATGAAGAAGGACGAGAGGAAGAAGAAGGAGGAGAatgtggtggaggaggaggaggaggaagagaagGCTGTTGCTGCTTCTTCTACTCCTTCTTTTTCTGATGATTGGGTATCTTGTCAAGATTTTGATAATAATGTTGATGACGGTAAGGAGGAGAAGaagaataaaaagaaaaagaaggaGACGAAGGAGATGAAGAAGGACGAGAGGAAGAAGAAGGAGGAAAatgtggtggaggaggaggaggaggaggcggCGGAAGAGGAGGCTGTTGCTgcttcttctccttcttcttcttctgatGATTGT CTACTGGACACACAGGGGCCAACAATGTATCATGAGAGGCGATTAAATCATAGTCACGTGTTTG GCTCTTCTCGATGGACAGGTCGCACTAATGCTTGTGAGAAGGATAAGGCGGAGAAGAAATAG
- the LOC127868836 gene encoding 60S ribosomal protein L18-like → MGIDISHRFKRKVRRTAPKSDDIYLRLLVKLYRFLARRTNAKFNKIVLKRLFMSKINRPPVSIAKLTRMMKKSGREDKTAVVVGTVTDDLRLLKIPKLKVCALRVTERARGRILKAGGEILTFDQLALKAPKGRNTVLMQGRRNAREANRHFGPAPGVPHSKTAPFVRSKGRKFEKARGRRSSRGYKV, encoded by the exons ATG GGCATAGACATCAGCCACCGCTTCAAAAGGAAGGTTCGTCGAACTGCTCCGAAAAGCGATGACATCTACTTGAGGCTTTTAGTAAAG TTGTACAGGTTCTTGGCAAGAAGGACCAATGCCAAGTTCAACAAGATTGTCCTGAAGAGGCTGTTCATGAGTAAAATTAACAGACCACCAGTCTCGATTGCCAAACTC ACAAGAATGATGAAGAAATCTGGCCGTGAGGACAAGACAGCTGTTGTTGTTGGAACTGTCACAGACGACTTGAGGTTGTTGAAGATTCCCAAGCTCAAG GTGTGTGCATTGCGGGTGACTGAAAGAGCCCGCGGCCGCATCTTGAAGGCTGGTGGGGAGATCCTTACCTTTGATCAGCTGGCACTGAAGGCACCGAAAGGCCGCAACACAGTTCTTATGCAGG GCAGAAGGAATGCCCGTGAAGCCAACAGGCACTTCGGACCTGCTCCTGGTGTTCCCCACAGCAAAACTGC GCCGTTTGTGCGCTCCAAGGGTCGCAAGTTTGAGAAGGCTCGTGGTCGTCGTAGCAGCAGAGGCTACAAAGTGTAA